CTTTAGCATTTTGCCTACAGGGAAAGTGTGGGAGCTGGCTCCCCCCTCAGATAGTGTACTGCCTAAGAGCAGAGTTGCTGTtgctcccctctttttctttttaatgagatgtatagtccagactgaccttgagctcTTAAGTATAAAGCCAAGGATgacctgaacttctgatccttgcTTTCACCTGGATGCTAAGACTGCTGGCTGTACCACCACGCTCATTTTGCACTGTGCTGGAGGGTCTGTGCAAGGCTCAGGCCCTTGACCATCGTTGGCTACCCCCTCCCGGATGTCTGTGAGCCAGAGGTGAGCACAGCTTTCCTCACATCCTCTTTGCTTTGACCTGATCCTAGTTTCACGTCATTCTTGGGTAAGAATCTTCAACCTATGGACAGTGTGTACTGAGCCCTGACTAACCTCTTTCAGTGTGGTCAACAATGGTCTCCCTGAAGCCCTGTGGTTGGCTGTGGCAATAtgtgacagacagacatggcCGGGGACTTCTGGCTGTGTGCAGTGTGGACAGGAGTTTGTAAAATCAGAAAAAATCCTCTTTGGCTTTGACCCTTGCTGCTTCTGACAAGGAATCTATAGCCAGAAGTGTCTGGGCAGCAGAGAAAAGCTTGACAGCAGGCAAAGGCCTGCAAGGGGCACTCAGAGCATGCTCAGTTGGGTCTTGTCGTTTTATCGAGGACCATTAAGGAAATGGACattcagcttttgttttcttagacaaCAGATGAGGCTTTTTAGCATATTGGAAGGACATTTGAAGAGGCTTCATAATGCTGTTATTTCATTAATACGGTCAACCCACACGGGCAGctgtttccctgcctctgccttcctcgtTTGTGGCTGACAACACAATTTAGAAGTTCAGCGTGTGGTAGTCCAAGAGCATTTGAAACTAAGCAAAGCAGTTACATGTACTTAACTTTAAGATGTGAGCTGCGATGGACGGGTCTAGAATGTTCTGTGCAAAGGCTGCCTGTTGTTTCTTGGTGGGTTTGGGCCGAGCCGTTCTTACTGTACAAGCTGGGAGTTGACCTCTGTGCTTAGAGCATCACAAGTTCCGGGTCAGGGATGAGGAGATGAGCACAGCCTCTTCCCTTTGAGAGTTCAGTGCTTGCTTATGACGCCTGTCATCCTCTGACCTGTGATACTGGGACTCTTGCTCTGGgggcaatacttttttttttcccgaggcagggtttctctgtgtggccttagcggTTCTTGAACTAGCTCAGTAGACCTGACTGACCTTGAACCCTGTGAactctgcttctgctgggattaaaggcatgcaccaccgctgcccagcAGGGATAATGCTATTTTAAAGACTGCTTAGAACTTTGAATCTTTTTCACTTTCCTTGGCAGTTGGACTCTAATGCATCGAGGTACACAGAGGCTGCTCACAAGAGCGTTTCCGGTAACACATGTAAGAAGTTGTGGGAACAGGACCTTGGAAACCGTCAGTGCCGCTAATTGGGCTGCTTTGTTTTCAGGTGATCGGTGAGGACAATGTGGCAGTCCCCTCACACCTTTACAAGGTGATCCTGGCTCGCAGAAGCCCGGAATCGACTGAACCGCTGGCACTTGGGGCCTTTGTGGTGCCAAATAAAGCCATTGGGTTCCAGGCCCAGTTACctgagttccaggtgagcctCCAGGCCCTGGAGAAGATGGCAGGCCTGGTGTTTTTCCCCCATCTGGATAGAACCAGGGACATCCAGAACATCTGCTCTGTGGACACATGCAAGCTCTTGGGTTTCCAGGAGTTCACTCTGTATCTGAGCACCAGGAAGATTGACGGAGCCCGGTCTGTGGCCAGACTGGAGAAGGTCCTGGAAACTTTGAAGAACTCAGGGGTGGAGCCTGACGAATACTTCCTGAGTCGCTATGGGAAGAAACTAGAGGAACTGAAAGCTAAGGAGCAGACAGACACCCAGCTGGAGAAGCCGTCCTAGTGCTTGCTTGTCTGCGTGTGCACTGACCTGTGATGGATGAGCAGGTGTGCGTCTCCAGGCACATGTGTTTTAGCAGATTTATTTTCAAGAAATGATGGAATCCTGACTAAAAATCCCTTTGAAGACTCACTAGCTCAAAACTCAGTGGTGTTTTCTTTCGCTAGGGTGAGCTGGCTGAGATGGCTTTTAgaatctctctcctcctgtccaAATACGTTATGATTTACCCCGTCGCTTCTTCTCTTATGACCTTGAAGCCTTCCCACCTGTGTTGAAGCGCCCGACGACTGCGTCCCTAGTGCATTTTGTATGCTGTGCAAACCCAGTGCTCTGCTTGCGTTGTCTGACAGCGATCCTCTGTGTAGGATCCCACTGTTCTCATACTGCTGTGGGGAAGTTGAGGTGCACAGAACTTTGTGCTTTCCCCATTGGTGTTCTACAGGAGTCATCCAGGGTACCTCAGAGTTAAGACAAGGTTAGGTGGGGGTTTGACTCAAGTATGCACCTATATCCATGGCTATTTCCGGTCCTGTGATCTGCTTGGTGAGAAGGGTCTGGCCTTTTAAGTTTGTCTCCTAAGGAGGAGTGAGTGAGAGCCTTATTTCTGTGGGAAGAAACAGAGTATGTCTTTGAAAGATGGAGTCCCTTTGTGGGTTTAATCAGAGCCTGCAGTTCCCTCCAGGGATCATGTGGTACCACgtaggtgtgtttcttgtttcaCTAGGGGGCTTTCTGAAGGAGCCCAAGAAAGGTGTGTGCTGAGCGTTACCAGGTACCTCTGGTCCTGCTTTTCGCCAGGCCAGCACACCACAGGTAGATAGGGCTAGGCCCAGGTCCAAACCAGTTCTTTCTAGGGGTgatgggtggggagtgggaggggggaggagtgggagagcAGCTGCTTTCTGTGTGATCTCGGGGCTACTTTACAAAGATCTTGAGCTGTCCTAAGCACGCACAGTCAGCAGCTTCCAGAGGAAGGACTTGTGTGAATCTGTCACGCTGCCACTGTCTGTCGAAGCAGTAAGAGAGTGCTCTTTGTGGCATGTTTGCCTCTGATGGAAATGCCACGGCTTTACAACAAAGACATGACCGTGTTCTGCTCCTTCATTTGAGTAAGAAGAGAAAGCCGGGTGTAGGGCACAGTCGCTGATTGATGCCATTCTGTTTTATCTCGCTGTCCCCATTAGCTTGTGCCAGTCCTTTTAAGGGTGGAAAGCCAGAAtgtcaccatgaccaaaaaagatCTGTTACTCTCTCTCCTCAGAAGGAAGGTTATGGTGGGGCCCTGGGAGGGAGGCGGGTGCCTCGTGGGCTGTGTCGCAGGTCCCTGCCATGTATATGCAGTTGAGCCCCACTCCTGTGGCCATGCTCCACTCTCCTGTGCCGCCTGACCGGCTGGGGGACTGGAGTGGCTTGCCATGCCCTCCTCACTCCTGCCTCCTGAACGGTGAGGAATCTCGGCTGTATCAGTAAGTCTCTGTCTCCTATGAAAGATGCTGTCTACTTGGTCGATGtggaaaatagaaataagaacagaacaaaaagacaatACGCTAgacttcactttctttctttttttttaatcttcatttataTGAGTGTTTCTATGTGTCGTGCCCACCACATGAGTGCCTATTgcccacggaggtcagaggaggctgttggatgccctggaaatggaattactgatggttctgagccaccatgtgaacgctgggtcctctgcaagagcagttggtgctcttaatcgctgaccTCATTTTTTATGTGTAAAAAGTGTATTGGTGTTCAACAGTGATTGAATTTCATGTGAACATTGAACACTTAGAATTTCCTCTAGATCAGATCACTGTGGTCCCCTCAGTGTGGCTGTCCGCTTTTCTGGGTTCCAATGCACCAGACTCCTGGGCCTCATTTGAGTATAAGATGTGTCAGAAACCAACGTTGTGACCAGCCAGACCTGAGCAGGTCACTGTCCAGTCATCTCCTCAGCAGGTTCCCTTAGGTTCTCAGGCTGAGCCCGGCCACTGCCTTCTGGGCCATTTACCATTCCAGGTCAGAGAAATGACCAGGCGGGTGGGCTCTGGCCTGGGGAGTCCCTGCCTGTGGGGAGGGGACTTAATCCCTGACCCTTCTCAGTTTCTAGTGACATCTTCAGTTCTTTAGCCTCTGCATTGAGGCTGTTTGGCCAAAGTTGAATGCAGCAAAGGCCTCACTAAACGTTTCAAAGGTTAGGAAGGGTGCCCTTTCTGCATTTACGCCTTAAACAGCAGAGACCTCTGCCTCTTAGGCCTTTGATTAGTGCCCAGCAGGAAAGGCAGTCTGATCCTGACTGGCTTCCTGTAGAGCTGCGCTCAGCTTGCAGCTTGACACCAGTGATCCTGAGTGTTGCCGGGTCACCTGTGTCCCTTGCCTCATCTCGGAGGGTATTATTGACCTCACTCCAGTTACGATGGCAGGCTTCCTGTCAACAGCCTGTTAGAGCTGGCATCTAACATGTGCGCCACTGGCACATCCTCAGCCCGTGCAGCTTCGAAGGCTGTAGAGTTCTCAGGAGGGGAGGCCTAGCTGGTAGAAGTAGATCAGTCGAGGCTTTGAAGGTTACGCGCCCCCTCAGTTCTGGCCTGTGTGCTTGCCTTCCTGTCTTGCCACTATGTAAATACCATCTGCCTCACATTCTGCATACAGCCATTCCTGCTGCCCCGCCTCCTATGCCCAGGTGGACTGGAATGCCTACTGCTCGAATAAACCCGAAGTTTCTTCTGCCCAGTggtttgtcacagtgacagaagtaATACATGACCTACCCTAACTGCACCCTGTCGACTGGTTCTTGCTCCTGCTAAGCCCTCGGCACTTCACCCTGTTTCTTCGCTGTGGGCCTTTCCCAGAGCCTCACTGGTTTGTCCTGGTGGAGCTGATGGGCTGGCCTCACACTGGCTGTGTTGTCTTCTGCATTCAGCCCCACGTGTGGAGATCAATAAGTTACCAGAGAAGGGTAAGCAGGGGGCTTTGCCCTGTGAGGGGAACCCCATGTACTTGAGGACAATGAGATTGGTTATGGGCATGACCATTGTGGGTTAGGGTGTTCTGGCTGACTGTTCACTCTGCCTCTAGGGGTCAGTATGGTCACATCTCCACAGGAGTCAGCTATGCTGGGC
This genomic stretch from Acomys russatus chromosome 32, mAcoRus1.1, whole genome shotgun sequence harbors:
- the Exog gene encoding nuclease EXOG, mitochondrial isoform X2, which encodes MWLMFWDQTEAMAETFYLSNIVPQNFDNNSGYWNRIEMYCRELTERFEDVWIVSGPLTLPHTGSDGTKTVSYQVIGEDNVAVPSHLYKVILARRSPESTEPLALGAFVVPNKAIGFQAQLPEFQVSLQALEKMAGLVFFPHLDRTRDIQNICSVDTCKLLGFQEFTLYLSTRKIDGARSVARLEKVLETLKNSGVEPDEYFLSRYGKKLEELKAKEQTDTQLEKPS